From the genome of Ignavibacteriales bacterium, one region includes:
- a CDS encoding multiubiquitin domain-containing protein, translated as MENEKDQKEKYEGNGGEKKEVTIIVNTREKKWPKTKITYEEVIVIAFGSYSSDENIIYTVTYAKGADSKHEGSLVQGGSVMVKDGMIFNVTQTNKS; from the coding sequence ATGGAAAACGAAAAAGATCAAAAAGAAAAGTACGAAGGAAACGGTGGAGAAAAAAAAGAAGTTACTATCATCGTAAACACGCGTGAAAAAAAATGGCCCAAAACCAAGATAACGTATGAAGAAGTGATCGTAATTGCCTTTGGTTCGTATTCTTCAGACGAAAATATTATTTACACTGTCACTTACGCAAAAGGTGCAGATTCAAAACACGAAGGATCACTTGTGCAAGGTGGAAGTGTTATGGTTAAGGACGGAATGATTTTTAATGTCACACAAACTAATAAATCTTAA
- a CDS encoding HigA family addiction module antitoxin, which translates to MSYLPNKAIHPGRIIAEELSREGMTQKSLCERMGITEKHLSQIINGEASITVETSLLLENALGGSASFWINLEKNFQETKVRIEKLSIIKEEISILSKYPYLELVKRRYVEQTTNKEKRIENLWKFFGVNSLSFVSTTEGVAFRKRNEASIKSESIAAWLRCGELEAKKQILPEYSETKLRDILSTLKLLSTKKPEQYSVEVIKQLNEVGIALIYISHFPGSGVSGAVRWINNKPVIQLSLYYSWADIFWFNLYHELGHLVLHGKKEKFIEFDKKELALARDKEDEADEFASDELISPKSYSQFLKNNPIISKSSILEFANSLKIHPGIVAGRLCHDKKVNWNTVSSLRPRLKIASE; encoded by the coding sequence ATGAGCTACTTACCTAATAAAGCAATACATCCTGGTCGCATCATAGCTGAAGAGCTTTCGCGTGAGGGAATGACCCAAAAAAGTCTCTGTGAACGAATGGGTATTACGGAAAAGCATCTCAGCCAAATCATTAATGGGGAGGCATCCATCACCGTTGAAACATCTCTTTTATTGGAGAATGCGCTTGGTGGATCGGCTTCATTTTGGATCAATCTTGAAAAAAACTTTCAGGAAACGAAAGTGCGTATCGAAAAGCTTTCAATAATTAAAGAAGAAATATCCATTTTATCAAAATATCCTTATTTAGAATTAGTTAAGCGTAGGTATGTGGAACAAACAACTAATAAAGAAAAGAGAATCGAGAATCTTTGGAAATTTTTCGGTGTGAATTCTCTTTCTTTCGTATCGACAACCGAAGGAGTAGCCTTTCGTAAACGAAACGAAGCAAGTATAAAAAGTGAATCTATCGCTGCATGGTTAAGATGCGGAGAACTAGAAGCTAAAAAACAAATTCTTCCAGAATATTCCGAAACAAAATTGAGGGATATACTGAGTACCCTAAAATTATTATCTACGAAAAAACCCGAACAATATTCAGTAGAGGTTATTAAACAATTGAATGAAGTTGGTATTGCCCTAATATATATTTCACATTTCCCGGGATCGGGTGTAAGTGGTGCTGTTCGTTGGATTAACAACAAACCCGTTATTCAGTTGAGCTTGTATTATTCGTGGGCGGATATTTTCTGGTTTAATTTATATCACGAACTTGGCCACTTGGTATTACATGGAAAGAAAGAAAAATTTATTGAATTTGATAAGAAGGAATTAGCTCTTGCAAGAGACAAAGAAGATGAAGCGGATGAATTTGCGAGTGATGAACTCATTTCACCCAAGAGTTATTCACAGTTCTTAAAAAACAATCCCATTATTTCAAAAAGTAGTATCCTAGAATTTGCAAATAGTCTCAAGATTCATCCAGGAATAGTGGCCGGTAGATTATGCCATGATAAGAAGGTTAATTGGAATACGGTTTCAAGCTTGCGTCCAAGATTAAAAATAGCATCTGAATAA